From a single Staphylococcus epidermidis genomic region:
- a CDS encoding dipeptide/oligopeptide/nickel ABC transporter ATP-binding protein has translation MIQFDHVDYSYHRKQPVLKDINISIQRGEKIGVLGESGAGKSTIGSLILGQLKPTKGKISIDSGKVLPIFQHATESFDRQFTIEQSLREPLLFYRQLIRQNIKNIILNYLIEFNLSTDLITKFPQEVSGGQLQRLNIIRSLLAQPDILVCDEITSNLDVMAEQNVINILLNEKNIQNKTLIVISHDLSVLQRLTNRIIVIKDGQIVDDFKSKDLFSHKRHPYTKLLIQTYEY, from the coding sequence ATGATTCAATTTGATCATGTAGATTATTCATATCATCGAAAACAGCCTGTTTTAAAAGATATTAATATAAGTATTCAACGTGGTGAAAAAATAGGGGTTTTAGGGGAAAGCGGTGCTGGAAAAAGTACTATTGGTTCTTTAATATTAGGTCAATTAAAGCCAACAAAAGGAAAAATAAGTATCGATTCAGGAAAGGTTCTACCTATTTTTCAACATGCGACAGAAAGTTTTGATCGTCAATTCACGATTGAACAGTCTTTGAGAGAGCCACTTTTATTTTATCGACAATTAATACGACAAAATATCAAAAATATCATTCTTAACTATTTAATTGAATTTAATTTGTCTACAGATCTAATAACAAAGTTTCCTCAAGAGGTAAGTGGTGGGCAACTACAAAGATTAAATATTATACGTTCTCTCTTAGCACAACCAGATATATTGGTTTGTGATGAAATAACTTCGAACTTAGACGTCATGGCCGAACAAAATGTAATCAATATTTTACTTAACGAAAAAAACATTCAAAATAAAACACTAATCGTCATCTCGCATGATTTATCTGTTTTACAAAGGTTAACGAATAGGATAATAGTTATCAAAGACGGTCAAATAGTAGATGATTTTAAAAGTAAAGATTTATTTAGCCATAAAAGACATCCATATACAAAACTATTAATTCAAACGTATGAATATTGA